The following coding sequences lie in one Rutidosis leptorrhynchoides isolate AG116_Rl617_1_P2 chromosome 6, CSIRO_AGI_Rlap_v1, whole genome shotgun sequence genomic window:
- the LOC139854296 gene encoding uncharacterized protein yields MDVVKWKDFDGNLTEFSVSSVWESIRPRGSNVNWYSVVWFSTCIPKHAFVLWLLMGEKLKTQDKLRHWDICPGSNLVCPLCELVPDSHNHLFFTCSFSNQVWMLVRNHMDFPIHCDGWHDFTVLLTPFGAQNIARIIVIKLLLVATVYCL; encoded by the coding sequence ATGGATGTGGTCAAATGGAAGGATTTTGATGGAAATTTAACAGAATTCTCGGTTAGTTCTGTATGGGAATCGATACGTCCTCGAGGTTCAAATGTTAATTGGTATTCAGTGGTATGGTTTTCTACTTGCATTCCTAAACATGCTTTTGTGTTATGGCTTCTAATGGGTGAAAAGTTGAAAACACAAGACAAGTTGCGACATTGGGATATATGTCCGGGGAGTAATCTAGTCTGTCCATTATGTGAACTGGTTCCAGACTCGCATAATCACCTATTTTTTACATGTTCGTTTTCAAATCAGGTTTGGATGCTAGTCAGGAACCATATGGATTTTCCGATACATTGTGATGGGTGGCACGATTTTACTGTTTTGCTAACTCCGTTTGGTGCTCAGAATATTGCTCGAATCATCGTTATTAAACTTCTTCTCGTGGCTACTGTTTATTGCTTATAG